The region GTCACCCGAGGTCTGGGAAGAAGAGCCCGAGCTCGCGCTTGGCCGACTCCGGCGAGTCGGATCCGTGCACGATGTTCTCGGTCATCTCGATCGCGAGGTCGCCGCGGATCGTGCCGAGCGCGGCTTTCTTCGGATCGGTAGCGCCCATCAGCGTGCGCACGACCGGCACGGCCTCGTCCCCTTCGACGGCCATCGCGACCAGCGGCCCGCCGGTGATGAACGACACCAGGTCCTTGAAGAACGGCTTCTCACGATGCTCACCATAATGCTCGCCGGCCATGTCGGAATCCATCGTCAGCATCCGCATCGCGACGATCGAGAGACCTTTCGCTTCCAGGCGGCGGATCACCTCGCCGACCAACCGGCGGCGCACCCCATCGGGTTTCACAAGGACGAGCGTTCGCTCGGTGGCCATCAGGATCTCCTCCGTTTCGTTCGGAGCGCCTCGTCCGAGACGCGCACAGTATAGGGGCCGGCTAGTCGAGCCCGAGCACCATCGCTCGCGCCTCGGCCGCCACCGTGAACGACCCGGTGACGAGGATCAGATCGCCTTCCTCGGCCAGCTCGACGGCTTGGGCGACCGCCCCCTCGACGGTTGAGACGATCCGCAACTCCGCATCCAGTCGCGCCGCCTCTTTCGCGATCCGCTCCGCCGGCGCCGCGCGCGGCGAGGGTGCAGTCGTTACGATCACGACGTCGGCGATCGGAACGATCTCGTCGACCACGCCGGCCACGTCCTTGTCGTCGAGCATCCCGATCACAAGCAGGAGGCGGTCACACGCGAACGAATCCTGGACCGTGTTGGCGAGCTCGAGGGCGGCGGCGGGATTGTGCGCCCCGTCCACGATCAGCAACGGCCGGCGGCGAAGAACCTCGATGCGGCCCGGGGAGCGCATGCCCGCCAGCGCGCTGCGAACCAGCTCCTGCTCGAGCGGCCGGTCGCCGAGGAACGCCGAAACCGCGGCGAGCCCGAGAAGCACGTCGGTCGCCATCCGCTCCCCGTAGAGCGGAACGAACACCTGCTCGTAGGTGCCGCCGGCGATGCTGATGTCCAGCGCCTGTCCCCCGACGGCGTTGTCGCGGCCGTAGAGAGCGAAGTCGGTTCCGTCCACCCGCAGGATGGCGCCCATCTCGCGACAGCGCTCCTCGATGACCGCGCGCACGTCCGCCGAGCGCTCCCCGGTGACGCAGATCGCCGCCTGCTTGATGATCCCGGCCTTCTCGCGCGCGATCTCGACCGGCGTATTTCCGAGCTCGGGATGATCGAGCGACACCTCGGTGACGACCGCGACGCGGCCGTCGATCAGGTTCGTCGCATCCCACTCCCCTCCCATGCCGACCTCAAAGACGCCGACATCGACCGCCCGCTCGGCGAACCACTCTTGCGCCAGCATCGTGAGCGTTTCGAAGTAGGTGACCCGTTCGCCGAGCGCGTCGACCTGCGCGAGGAACGGCTCCAGGTACGTGTAGGTCTGCGCGAACTCTTCTTCGGAGATCGGCGCGCCGTCGAAGGTCATCCGCTCGCGCACGTCATGGAGGTGCGGTGAGGTGAACGTTCCAACCTTGAGGCCGGCGCCGCGCAGCAGCTCGGTCGCGACCCACGCCGTCGTCGTCTTGCCGTTGGTGCCGGTGATATGGATCGAGGGATACGTGCGCTGCGGATGATCGAGCAACTCCGACAGCGCGCGCATCCGATCGAGGTCGGGCACCATCCGCGTCGGGATGCGCTCGTCGAGCGCGCGGAGCGCTTCAGCGTAGTTCACGGCTCAGCCCTCGAGGTCACGCAGCGCTTCGCGGAGCCGCTCGGCGGATCGCTCCGTCTCGGCGAGCCGCTCGCGCTGCTGCTCGACGACTTCCTCCGGAGCCTTCGA is a window of Actinomycetota bacterium DNA encoding:
- the ndk gene encoding nucleoside-diphosphate kinase, which gives rise to MATERTLVLVKPDGVRRRLVGEVIRRLEAKGLSIVAMRMLTMDSDMAGEHYGEHREKPFFKDLVSFITGGPLVAMAVEGDEAVPVVRTLMGATDPKKAALGTIRGDLAIEMTENIVHGSDSPESAKRELGLFFPDLG
- a CDS encoding folylpolyglutamate synthase/dihydrofolate synthase family protein, which gives rise to MNYAEALRALDERIPTRMVPDLDRMRALSELLDHPQRTYPSIHITGTNGKTTTAWVATELLRGAGLKVGTFTSPHLHDVRERMTFDGAPISEEEFAQTYTYLEPFLAQVDALGERVTYFETLTMLAQEWFAERAVDVGVFEVGMGGEWDATNLIDGRVAVVTEVSLDHPELGNTPVEIAREKAGIIKQAAICVTGERSADVRAVIEERCREMGAILRVDGTDFALYGRDNAVGGQALDISIAGGTYEQVFVPLYGERMATDVLLGLAAVSAFLGDRPLEQELVRSALAGMRSPGRIEVLRRRPLLIVDGAHNPAAALELANTVQDSFACDRLLLVIGMLDDKDVAGVVDEIVPIADVVIVTTAPSPRAAPAERIAKEAARLDAELRIVSTVEGAVAQAVELAEEGDLILVTGSFTVAAEARAMVLGLD